One genomic segment of Flagellimonas marinaquae includes these proteins:
- a CDS encoding 5-(carboxyamino)imidazole ribonucleotide synthase: MQIFSSDFKLGILGGGQLGKMMLYETRKWDIQTKVMDASVEAPCKIACNEFIQGSLMDYDAVLAFGKDVDVLTIEIENVNIDALEKLEHEGIQVYPPTKTLRTIQNKAVQKLFYTDHNIPTAPFTRFAYTSEIEDSIHNGGLSFPFVWKSAQFGYDGQGVKVVRKIEDLKELPNVECIAEKMIDFKNELAVVVARNTKGEVKTYPVVEMEFHPEANQVEYVICPARIDDAVVKKAQEVALKVSEHMKHVGLLAVEMFQTKDDQIMVNESAPRPHNSGHYSIEASYTNQFEQHIRAILGMPLGKTDSKVAGIMVNLVGAEGHTGNVVYENIDKILEMDGVTPHIYGKKQTRPFRKMGHVTIVDENMAIAREVAQQVKETIKVISK; encoded by the coding sequence ATGCAAATTTTCTCTTCCGACTTTAAACTGGGAATTTTAGGTGGTGGACAACTGGGCAAAATGATGCTTTACGAAACCAGGAAATGGGACATACAGACCAAAGTGATGGATGCTTCGGTCGAAGCCCCTTGCAAAATAGCCTGTAACGAATTTATTCAGGGAAGCCTGATGGATTATGATGCTGTTTTGGCATTTGGAAAAGATGTAGATGTACTTACCATAGAGATCGAGAACGTAAATATAGATGCACTCGAAAAATTAGAGCACGAAGGAATCCAGGTTTATCCCCCGACCAAAACTCTAAGAACCATCCAGAACAAGGCCGTGCAAAAGTTGTTCTATACCGACCACAACATACCTACTGCCCCATTCACCCGATTTGCCTATACTTCAGAAATTGAGGACAGCATTCACAATGGAGGACTTTCCTTTCCATTCGTATGGAAAAGCGCCCAATTTGGTTACGACGGACAGGGCGTTAAGGTGGTCCGTAAAATAGAGGACCTTAAAGAGCTGCCCAATGTTGAGTGCATTGCCGAAAAAATGATCGATTTTAAAAACGAGCTGGCCGTTGTAGTTGCGCGAAACACTAAAGGTGAAGTTAAAACATACCCTGTTGTGGAAATGGAGTTTCACCCAGAAGCCAATCAGGTGGAATATGTTATCTGTCCAGCACGAATTGACGATGCCGTAGTCAAGAAGGCCCAAGAAGTGGCCTTAAAGGTTTCCGAGCACATGAAACACGTAGGGTTATTGGCCGTGGAAATGTTCCAGACCAAGGATGATCAGATTATGGTAAACGAGTCTGCTCCAAGACCTCATAACAGTGGCCATTACAGCATTGAGGCCTCGTACACCAATCAGTTCGAACAGCATATTCGTGCCATTTTGGGCATGCCTTTAGGAAAAACCGATAGTAAAGTGGCCGGAATTATGGTTAATTTGGTCGGTGCCGAGGGCCATACCGGGAATGTGGTTTACGAGAATATCGACAAAATATTGGAAATGGACGGGGTTACCCCACACATTTATGGCAAAAAGCAAACACGTCCGTTCCGTAAAATGGGCCATGTAACCATCGTGGACGAGAATATGGCCATAGCCAGAGAAGTGGCCCAGCAGGTAAAGGAAACCATTAAAGTGATAAGCAAATAA
- a CDS encoding adenylate kinase: MIKLHDKYFKPYIKEEKILAAIEKMAQEIAEDYKDETPLFVGVLNGAFMFVSDFLKAYQHPCEVSFVRLSSYQGLTSTGIVETLLDVPEEMEGKSVIILEDVVDTGRTLKQLVHLFSNTNVKEFKIGTLFYKSDVYNGEYAIDYVGLEIPDDFIVGYGLDYNELGRNLREVYQLNQTDMINLVLFGKPGAGKGTQAGFLKEKYNLKHISTGDVFRYNIKNGTELGKLAKSYIDKGDLVPDEVTIDMLKDEVEKNPEAAGFIFDGFPRTAAQAEALDNFLESKDMKVNATIALEAEDDILVQRLLERGKSSGRSDDQDESKIRNRFDEYNEKTAPLKAYYEKQGKFHSVNGIGGIDEITGRLSKVIDSL; this comes from the coding sequence TTGATTAAGCTCCACGACAAGTATTTTAAGCCCTATATTAAGGAAGAAAAAATCCTCGCCGCCATTGAAAAAATGGCCCAAGAGATCGCTGAGGATTACAAGGACGAAACACCTCTATTTGTCGGTGTGCTCAATGGGGCCTTTATGTTTGTTTCCGATTTTTTAAAAGCTTATCAACACCCTTGCGAGGTGTCTTTTGTTCGGTTGAGCTCGTACCAAGGCCTTACATCAACGGGTATTGTGGAAACCCTCCTCGATGTTCCAGAAGAGATGGAGGGTAAAAGTGTGATCATTTTGGAAGATGTTGTGGATACCGGTCGCACCTTAAAGCAGTTGGTCCATTTATTTTCCAATACCAATGTAAAGGAATTTAAGATCGGTACGCTTTTTTATAAATCCGATGTGTACAATGGCGAATATGCCATCGACTATGTAGGCCTGGAAATTCCCGATGATTTTATTGTAGGGTATGGGCTGGATTATAATGAACTGGGCCGAAACCTAAGAGAAGTTTACCAATTAAATCAAACAGATATGATTAACCTAGTGCTTTTTGGAAAGCCAGGAGCTGGAAAAGGTACCCAAGCAGGGTTCCTAAAGGAAAAATATAATCTGAAGCACATTTCCACGGGGGATGTTTTCCGATACAACATTAAAAACGGTACGGAGCTCGGTAAATTGGCCAAGTCCTATATTGATAAAGGGGACTTGGTTCCAGATGAGGTTACCATTGATATGTTAAAGGACGAAGTCGAAAAAAACCCGGAAGCGGCAGGTTTTATTTTTGATGGATTCCCCAGAACGGCGGCACAAGCAGAAGCATTGGACAATTTCTTGGAGTCCAAGGATATGAAGGTGAACGCTACCATTGCATTGGAAGCTGAGGACGATATTTTGGTACAACGCCTTTTGGAGCGGGGCAAGAGCAGTGGTCGCTCCGATGATCAGGACGAAAGCAAGATCCGCAACCGTTTTGATGAGTACAACGAAAAAACCGCTCCCCTGAAAGCCTATTATGAAAAACAAGGGAAGTTCCACTCCGTAAACGGGATAGGTGGCATTGATGAGATTACCGGGCGTTTGAGCAAAGTGATCGATTCCCTATAA
- the purE gene encoding 5-(carboxyamino)imidazole ribonucleotide mutase: MSKVAVIMGSTSDLPVMKDAIDILKELGINVDVDIVSAHRTPEKLFSFSKNAHINGYSAIIAGAGGAAHLPGMVASLSPLPVIGVPVKSSNSIDGWDSVLSILQMPGGVPVATVALNGAKNAGILAAQIIGSSNSEIMDNIISYKEGLKEKVIKGAEEVKKTF; this comes from the coding sequence ATGAGCAAAGTAGCCGTGATCATGGGAAGCACAAGTGACCTTCCCGTTATGAAAGACGCCATCGATATTTTAAAAGAATTGGGAATTAATGTGGATGTGGACATTGTTTCGGCCCACAGAACTCCCGAAAAATTGTTCAGTTTTAGCAAAAATGCCCACATCAATGGGTATTCGGCCATTATTGCGGGTGCAGGAGGTGCAGCGCACTTGCCCGGAATGGTAGCTTCCTTATCTCCCCTGCCCGTTATTGGAGTCCCCGTTAAAAGTAGCAATTCTATAGATGGTTGGGATTCAGTGTTATCTATTTTACAAATGCCAGGAGGTGTTCCCGTGGCCACAGTAGCCCTTAACGGTGCCAAAAATGCCGGAATCCTTGCCGCCCAGATTATCGGAAGCTCCAATAGTGAGATTATGGACAATATTATTTCCTACAAAGAAGGACTAAAAGAAAAGGTGATCAAAGGAGCCGAAGAGGTCAAGAAAACTTTTTAA
- a CDS encoding M3 family metallopeptidase, which yields MNNPLLEPFNEAPFSKIKNEHFKPAFLQAIEDTKKEIDDIVKNPKPPTFKNTLEALDFSGQQLDRISSIFFNLNSAETNEEIQKIAQEVSPLLSEFSNDITLNEDLFNRIKTVYEQRDSLDLTTEQQTLLEKKYKNFSRNGANLKEKEKKRLREIDAELSKLKLTFGENVLAETNKYEMLLTDEKDVDGLPEGTKEAAAQLAESKGRQGWLITLDYPSYIPFMKYAKNRELRRELSLAFGSKGFHNDELDNQENVKKIVNLRFERANLLGYKTHADFVLEERMAETPEKVLDFLNELLEKAKPAADREFAELEAYAKELDNIDRLEKWDSAYYSEKLKQKLFDLDDEKLKPYFKLENVINGVFKVTEKLFGLTFKEVDTVDKYHEEVKTFEVYENDNFLSLFYADFHPRPGKRGGAWMTSFKPQYTLNGKNSRPHIANVCNFTKPTASKPSLLTFNEVTTLFHEFGHALHGMLANTTYPSLSGTSVYWDFVELPSQVMENWCYEKEALELFAHHYESGELIPMELVEKIKESVTFQEGMATVRQLSFGLLDMAWHGKDPSNIKNVKAYETAAFESTNLFPETPETCMSTSFSHIFQGGYSSGYYSYKWAEVLDADAFAHFKENGIFNTRVADKFKEHVLSKGGTENPMDLYKKFRGAEPNIDALLERAGLLKTN from the coding sequence ATGAACAACCCATTATTGGAACCTTTTAACGAAGCTCCTTTTTCCAAAATAAAAAACGAACATTTTAAGCCTGCTTTTCTTCAGGCCATCGAGGATACCAAAAAGGAAATCGATGACATTGTGAAGAACCCAAAACCTCCAACTTTCAAAAACACGTTGGAAGCTTTGGATTTTTCCGGACAACAATTGGACCGTATTTCCAGTATATTTTTCAATCTAAATTCAGCGGAAACCAACGAAGAAATTCAAAAAATCGCACAGGAAGTCTCCCCACTATTATCGGAATTCAGCAACGACATCACTTTAAACGAGGACCTGTTCAACAGAATTAAAACTGTTTACGAACAACGCGATTCTTTAGACCTTACCACGGAGCAGCAAACCCTTCTTGAAAAGAAATACAAGAATTTCAGCCGAAATGGTGCCAACTTAAAAGAAAAAGAAAAAAAACGCCTACGAGAAATCGATGCGGAACTCTCCAAATTAAAGCTCACGTTTGGCGAAAACGTGCTGGCCGAGACTAACAAATATGAAATGTTGCTAACGGATGAAAAAGATGTGGATGGCCTTCCCGAAGGCACCAAGGAGGCGGCAGCGCAACTAGCAGAATCCAAAGGCAGGCAAGGCTGGCTGATTACCTTGGACTATCCGAGCTATATCCCGTTTATGAAATACGCCAAGAACAGGGAATTGCGCAGAGAACTTTCTTTAGCTTTCGGCAGCAAAGGGTTTCATAATGACGAGCTGGACAATCAAGAAAATGTAAAAAAAATCGTAAACCTGCGCTTTGAGCGTGCCAATTTGCTCGGTTATAAAACCCATGCAGATTTTGTTCTGGAAGAGCGCATGGCGGAGACCCCCGAAAAAGTACTTGACTTCCTGAACGAACTTTTAGAGAAAGCCAAACCAGCCGCCGATCGCGAGTTTGCTGAATTGGAAGCGTATGCCAAAGAGTTGGATAATATTGATCGGCTTGAAAAATGGGACAGCGCCTATTATTCCGAAAAATTGAAGCAGAAACTCTTTGATCTGGACGATGAAAAACTAAAACCCTATTTTAAACTGGAGAACGTGATCAACGGCGTTTTCAAAGTGACCGAAAAACTGTTTGGACTCACTTTTAAAGAGGTTGACACAGTGGACAAATACCACGAAGAGGTAAAAACTTTCGAGGTTTACGAGAACGATAATTTTTTATCGCTCTTCTATGCCGACTTCCATCCAAGACCGGGTAAACGTGGCGGCGCATGGATGACATCTTTTAAGCCACAATACACCTTGAACGGTAAAAATAGTAGACCACACATAGCAAACGTATGTAATTTTACCAAACCAACAGCCTCAAAACCTTCCTTGCTCACTTTTAACGAAGTGACCACGCTTTTCCATGAGTTTGGACATGCCCTGCACGGGATGTTGGCCAACACCACTTACCCTAGTTTATCCGGCACTTCGGTATACTGGGATTTTGTGGAACTGCCAAGTCAAGTAATGGAAAACTGGTGCTACGAAAAAGAGGCTCTGGAACTTTTTGCCCATCACTACGAAAGTGGGGAGTTGATTCCCATGGAACTTGTCGAAAAGATAAAGGAATCGGTAACTTTCCAAGAAGGTATGGCTACGGTACGCCAATTGAGCTTTGGTCTTTTGGACATGGCATGGCATGGAAAAGATCCATCTAACATCAAAAACGTTAAGGCATACGAAACAGCTGCATTTGAAAGCACCAACCTGTTCCCTGAAACACCGGAAACATGTATGAGCACATCATTTTCACACATCTTCCAAGGCGGGTATTCATCCGGCTACTATAGTTATAAGTGGGCCGAGGTCTTGGATGCCGACGCCTTTGCCCATTTTAAGGAAAATGGAATTTTCAATACTAGGGTGGCCGATAAGTTCAAAGAACATGTCCTCTCGAAAGGAGGCACAGAAAACCCAATGGACCTTTACAAAAAGTTCAGGGGAGCCGAACCCAACATTGATGCATTGCTCGAACGGGCAGGTTTGTTGAAAACCAATTGA